CGAACATGGGACATTGCCTCTGGAGCGGGATCGTCGATGACGACAAAGCCGCGTACGTCGCCGAACGCCTGCTCTCCGACGAGATGTTCACGGGCTGGGGTGTGCGCACGCTCGCGTCGAACATGGGGGCCTACAACCCGGCGAGCTACCACAACGGCTCGGTCTGGCCTCACGACAATGCGATCGTCGCCGCGGGCCTCATGCGATACGGATTCGTCGAGGAGGCCGAGCGCATCGTCTTCGGGCTGTTCGATGCGGCGGGGTTCTTCAACGGGCGACTGCCCGAGCTGTTCTGCGGATTCGACCGCAGCCAGTATCCCGAGCCGGTCTCCTACCCCGCGTCGTGCTCGCCGCAGGCCTGGGCTGCGGCGACGCCGTTCTCGTTGCTGCGCACGCTCCTCCGCTTCGACCCGTCGGTTCCGACCGGTGAGGTGTGGCTGGCGCCGATGGTGCCGGCCCGCTTCGGCGACCTCCGCCTGGAGAACGTCCCGTTGGCGGGTGCTCGCGTCTCGGTCGACGTCGAACGGGAAGGCGCCTCGATCACCGGCCTCCCGCCTGGCCTCGCCCTGCGTCATGAGCCTCGACCATCGGCCAACGCCCGCACGCGAAGGGGGGCACCATGAGAATCGGCATCATCGCGCCCCCGTGGCTGCCCATCCCGCCGCCCGCGTACGGCGGAATCGAGTCGTTCGTCGACACCCTCGCCCGAGCGCTGAGTACAGCCGGTCACGACGTGCTCCTCGCCGCCTCACTCGACAGCACCTGTCCGGTGCCGAGGCTGCCCGGCTTCCAGCCCTCCGATCCGAAGACGATGGGAGTCACCGCCTTCGAGCTCCGGCACCTCATTCGCGCGTATGCGGCGCTCACCGACGTCGACGTGATCGTCGACAACACCCTCGCCGGGCCGGTCGTCGCGGCCTCCCGGACGGGTGCCGTGCCCATCGTCGCCATCGCCCATGGGCCGTTCATGCCGATGATCCATGAGATCTACCGAGCGGCCTCACCGGATGTCTCGTTCGTGGCGATCTCCCACAACCAGGCGTCGATGGCGGGCCCGGTGCGCATCGCCCGCATCATCCACCACGGCATCCATGTCGAGGAGGTCCCGCGCGGCCCGGGCGGCGCATCCGCGTGCTTCGTCGGGCGGATGCATCCGGCGAAAGGCCTGCCCGAAGCCATCCGCACCGCGGCGCTCGCCGGAATCCCGCTCCGGATCGCCGCGAAGATGCGCGACTCGGCGGAGTGCGCGTTCTTCGAGGAGATGGTGCGCCCGGCACTCGGATCGAACACGGAATACCTCGGCGAGCTCTCGACGAAGGAGAAGTACGTGCTCATGGGCGAATCATGCGCGCTCGTCAATCCGATCCAGTGGGACGAGCCGTTCGGACTCGTCATGATCGAGGCGCTCGCGACCGGCACGCCGGTGGTGGCGACCCCTCACGGGTCGGTGCCCGAGATCATCGAGGAGGGCCGGAGCGGATTCATCCGTTCGACTCCGGAACACCTCGCGCTCGCCCTGCAGCGCGCGAGCTCACTCGATCGTGAGCTGTGCCGCGCGATCGTCGAGAAGCGGTTCGCCGCGGCGAGAATGGCGGGCGACTACGTCGCACTGTTCACGCAACTGCTGCAGCGCCAGCCTCGCCTCGACACGACGAGTGCGAAACGCCCTTCGACCGTGCGCCTCCCCATTGGTCACGCGGCGTCTGCCGCTCCGACCGCCACGACGTCGGAGGCGACGTCGCGCACCGCCTGACCAGGCGAGGGCGCCTGCTCAGTCGAAGAGCTCGGAGAGCCAGCTCTCCTTCTTCTTCCTGCGGTAGCCCTGGTCGCCGTACGGACGCTGCTCGACACCCCGGCCGTAGCCGTCGTCGTAGGGCCGCTGGCCGTAGGCGGGAGCCTGCGGCTGCGCAGGAGGCGCCGGGGCGGCGGGAGCTGCGGGAGCGGCCGACGCCGAGTACTCCGTCGATGCGCGCTCGACGATCTTGTCGAGCTCGCCACGGTCGAGCCAGACACCGCGGCACGTCGGGCAGTAGTCGATCTCGATGCCGCTACGTTCGCTCATCACGAGTACGGCTCCGTCATTGGGGCACTGCATGGCTATAGCTCTCCTTCGGGGTTCTGGCTCGAGCCTAGAAATGGAAGCTGAAGAGAACCCGGATGACGCACCGCCATCCGGCTGCTATCGGGGCGGTGAACGGTTAACTGCGCAAGCGGATGCCGTGCCGCACCTTTGAAGAGGCGCGGGCACCGGCATCCGCTCGTCGATCAGCGGGAAACCCGCCGATCAATCACTAAGCGAGAATTACGCGATAACGCGGATGTTCTCGGCCTGCAGGCCCTTGGGGCCGCGGGCGGTCTCGAATTCGACCTTCTGGTTCTCCTCGAGCGTGCGGTAGCCGCCCGACGTGATCGCGCTGAAGTGCGCGAAGACATCGGCGCTGCCGTCGTCGGGAGCGATGAAGCCGAAGCCCTTGTCGGCGTTGAACCACTTGACGGTTCCGGTTGCCATGTTATTTCCTTCTGTATTCATGCCGCGCCGCGGAAGCGGCTGCAGCGTGCACGACCTAGGGTCGTGCGGGGTTCCGGCGGCGACGTCCGACGCCGGAAGTTCTGGGTGCGTGTGGAGTACGCATGTCTCTCATGGTGCGGTGATCAGGTCCTGCGGAACTGGTTCACCATCGGGCAGTCGAACGGATCGCGCGCGGCGAGGCCGACGCGATTGAGGTAGTTGATGACGATGCCGTAGGACTGCATCAGCGTCGTCTCGGTGTAGGGAACATCGACCGTGCGGCAGTGCTCGCGCACGATCTCACGTGCCTTGGCGAGGTGCGGCCGGGGCATGTTCGGGAACAGGTGGTGCTCGACCTGGTAGTTGAGCCCGCCGAGGAGCGCGCTCGCCCAGATGCCGCCCGAGACGTTGCGCGAGGTGAGCACCTGCTTCGAGAAGAAGTCGAGCTTCACGTCTTCGGCGATGATCGGCATGCCCTTGTGGTTCGGGGCGAAGGCGGCACCCATGTAGACGCCGAAGACGGCGAGCTGCACGCCGAGGAAGGCGAACGCCATGCCGAGAGGCAGCACCCAGAAGATCGCGCCGAGGTACACCGTGAAGCGCGCGGCGATGAGGCTGAGCTCGATCCAGCGACCCTTCACGGGCCCTCGCTCGAACAACGTGCCGATCGACCGGTAATGCAGGTTGATGCCCTCGAGCGTCAGCAGAGGGAAGAACAGGTACCCCTGCTTGCGAGTGATGAGGGCGAGCAGGCCCTTCTGCCTCGCGGCATCCTTCTCGGTGAACGAGATCGTGTCGAAGTCGATATCGGGGTCTTTGCCGAGTTTGTTGGGGTTGGCGTGGTGCCTCGTGTGCTTCGTCATCCACCACGAGTAGCTGATGCCGACGACGCCGGCGGCGAGGAGGCGGCCGACACGATCGTTGTTCGGACCCGACTCGAGCACCTGACGGTGGGATGCCTCGTGAGCGAGGAACGCGAACTGCGTGAAGATGAGGCCAAGGGCGCCCGCGATGAGCAACTGGAACCACGAGTCACCCAGCAGGATGAAGCCCGTGGTCGCGCCGCCGAGTGCGAGCGTGAGGACCGAAATGACGGCGAGGTAGAACCAGCGGGTGCGGTTCAGGAGTCCGGACTCGCGAACGACCCGGGAGAGGGCGGTGTAACTACGCGTGATATCCGCGTCGCCGGTGCGGGGCTTCGTCGCCCGGATCGCACCGAGGGATTCGGTGTGAGAGATGTTTACGTCCCAGCTGGTCGTCGACTTCCCAGCCGTGTCTCGCGGGTAACCACCCGCTTGTAGATGTTCCGACTCTAGCCGGTCCGCATGGGAGGGTGCTGGGAAATCTCCCGCCTGTGGAATCGAGGGGTGGCGCGGCTCAACAGATTCCGGCGATCGCATATGTTTCGGCATCCGATGTTCACTTCGTGGCATTGCTCGCGGTCCTCAGATCGATGACGAACGCGTCGAAGGCGGCCTCGCGTTCGGGCTTCTCCCGCATCCTCAGCACGGACGAGGGATGCGTCGTGATGAGCACCGGCGCGGGCACTCCTTCTGGCGCATCGAGCAGCACGCCGCGCACCTTCCCGATCACCACAGTGCGACCCATCACCGACCGGGCTGCGGTGGCGCCGAGGCACACCACGATACTCGGATGCACGGCGTCGAACTCCGCCTGCAGCCATGGATGACACGCGAGGATGTGGCCGACGGCCGGCTTCGCGTGGATGCGGCGCTTGCCCCGCTGGTCGAATCGGAAGTGCTTGACCGCGTTCGTGAGGTAGACACGCTCGGGGTCGATCCCCGCCGCGATGAGGGCGTCTTCGAGCACGCGTCCCGCCGGGCCGACGAACGGCTCGCCGGCGAGGTCCTCCTGGTCGCCGGGCTGTTCGCCGACGAGCATCATCGTCGAGTCGGGGGCGCCACGCGAGAACACCGCTTGCGTGGCGTTCTGCCACAGCTCGCAGCCGCGACATCCGTCGACCGACGCTTCGAGCACCGAGAGTTCCCGCGATTCGGGAACCCAGCCTTCGGCGCCCGGCCGTTCCGCATCCGCCATATCGCGAGCGTACGCACGGTCGATTCGCGGTGTGAACCCCGTTGCATTCGCGGCCGCTGCGTGTTAACGCCGCCCCGGTGGTCGAGACCACCTGCGAGACTGGGTCGCATGCAGATCGCCGTCACCGGAGGCTCGGGCAAGCTCGGCCGTACCGTCGTACAGTCCCTTCGCGATGAGGGCCATGGAGTCACCAACCTCGACCAGTACGGCGAGCGCGGCTCGTTCACGAGGGTCGACCTCACCGACTACGGCCAGGTGTTCGACGCGATCGCCGGGGTCGACGACCGCCACAGCGGCGTCGACGCGATCGTGCACCTCGGCGCGATCCCCGCGCCGGGGCTCGCGAGCGACGTCGCGACGTTCCACAACAACATGCTGTCGACGTTCAACGTCTTCCAGGCCGCGAAGCGACTCGGCATCCGCCGGATCGTCTACGCCTCGAGCGAGACGGTGCTCGGCCTGCCGTTCGACGTGCCGCCGCCGTACATCCCCGTCGACGAGGAGTACGCCGCCCGCCCCGAGAGCACGTACTCGCTCGTGAAGCACCTCGAGGAACAGCTCGCGATCGAGCTCGTGCGCTGGGACCCCGAGCTCTCGATCACGGCGCTGCGCTTCTCGAACGTCATGGACCCCGCCGACTACGCCGCGTTCCCCTCTTTCGACGCCGACGCGACGCTGCGCAAGTGGAATCTCTGGGGATACATCGACGGCCGCGACGGAGCGCAGGCGGTGAGCCTCGCGCTCGAGAAGGCGCCGCCCGGTTTCGAGCGGTTCATCATCGCCGCGGCCGACACCGTGATGTCACGGCCCAACGCTGAACTCGTCGCCGAGGTGTTCCCGGGAGTGCCGGTGCGCGGTGAGCTCGGCGAGCACGACACGATGCTCTCGATCGAGAAGGCGCGGCGGATGCTCGGCTTCGAGCCGCGTCACTCCTGGCGCGACGAGGTGACGGATGCCGCGGCATCCGTCGACTGAACAGCGAACGCCGCATCCGCACGGAAGGCCCGTGCGGATACGGCGTTCGAGTGGTGCTGTGCCGGCTTAGAGCCCGCGGATGTTCTCGGCCTGAAGACCCTTGGGGCCCTGTGCGACCTCGAACTCGACCTTCTGGCCTTCTTCGAGCGAACGGTAGCCGTTGCCCGTGATGGCGCTGAAGTGCGCGAAGACGTCGGCGCTGCCGTCGTCAGGAGCGATGAAGCCGAAGCCCTTTTCGGCGTTGAACCACTTGACGGTTCCGGTTGCCATACTGCTGTCCTTCTGTCGTATGGGCCGCTGATGCGAACCCGATTGCGATCGACGGTCGATCGCGACTCCGGTGGCGGGTGCCGCCGAAGCAGGGGCGAGGGGCGGGGGTGCGCTCTGGCATCCGCCGTCTCGTATCGGTCATGCCGCGCGGATCAGTCCGCCTCCGGGCAATCAGGTGGAGGCGCGGGCGAATGCCCGCTTGATGGAGGAATCGTTGACGTTACCCTATCGGGTTCCGTTCAGGTTCACACGATACGCGACCGTTACATGACGACGGAAGTCCGAGCCCGAAATCCGCGTAACGGCGGGCCCTCGTCTACAGTGGGCGGGTGAACTCCGCCGCCGCGCCTGCACCTCCTGCACGCGCGTCCTGGCTGCGGCTCGCCCTCATCGGCGCCGCCGGCGGACTGCTCTCAGGGGCGTTCGGGGTCGGCGGCGGCCTCCTCATGGTCCCGCTCCTCATCGCCTTCGCCGGCATGGACCAGCGCCGGGCATCGGCCACGTCGCTCGCGGCGATCGTGCCGGCGGCGATCGCAGGATCGTTCACCTATTTCGTCAACGGCGAGGTCGACCTCGTCGTCGCCCTCTTCGTCGCGGTGGGCGGTGTGGTCGGCTCGTGGCTCGGCGCGCTGCTCCTGCGTCGCCTCTCCCTGGGCTGGCTGCGCTGGATGTTCATCGCGCTGCTCCTCGGGGTCGCGCTGCGCATGCTGCTCATCGTGCCCGAGCGGGGCGAGCGGCAACTCGACCTCGAGTTCGGCACCGCCATCGCCATGATCGCACTCGGGCTCGTGATCGGCGTGGCCGCCGGACTCTTCGGCGTCGGCGGCGGCGTCATCATGGTGCCGGCGTTCATCGCCCTGCTCGGCATGGGCGACCTCGCCGCGAAGGGCACCTCGCTCGCCGTCATGATCCCCACGGCGACGAGCGGCACGATCACGAGCGCACGCGGCGGCGTGGTCGACGTGCGCGCCGGCCTCGTCGTCGGCATCGCCGCGACGTTGGCATCCATCCCGGGCGTCGCAGTCGCGTTCCTGCTCTCGCCCGAGTGGTCGTCGTGGCTGTTCGCGGCCCTCGTGGTCGTGGCCGCCATTCAATTGTCAGTGCGGGCCATTCGGTTGCAGAGGAAATGAGGAGCGAGCGTGTCATCTGAGCGACGACCGTCAGCGGGTTGGTACGACGATGTGATGGATGCTGCGGTGCTGCGGTACTGGGACGGCAACGCCTGGACCCCGCACACCGCACCCAAGCCCGCCGATGCCGCGCCGGCTCCGCTCGGCGAGGTCTCGGAGGTCGCATTCGAGCCCGAGGCGATTGCGGCGCCGGCGATCGGCCACTCCAGGATCGACGCCTCCACGATCGACGCCTCCACGATCGACGCCTCCACGATCGGGTCGGCGACGATCACGTCGTCGGCGATCGAAGAGGCGACGATGGTGCGTCAGCTGCCGGCATCGCCGCTCGTCACCGCGCCCGATGGTCGCCACCCCGACGAGCACACGACAGTGCCGCTCCCGCCCGAGCACCAGGGCGGCGCGGCATCCGGGCCCTCCTTCTCATACGACGCCTACCGCAGCGCCGGCCGCACGTTCATCACGACGTGGCTCTTCGCGCTGCTGCTCGGGTACTGGGGCGCAGACCGGTTCTACCTCGGCAAGATCGGCACCGCGATCCTGAAGCTCGTCACCCTCGGCGGGCTCGGCGTCTGGGTGCTCGTCGACCTGCTGCTCGTGCTGTTCGGCGCGCAGCGCGACCGCGACGGCCGGCCGCTCGAGGGCTTCGACGAGCACAAGCGCATCGCGTGGATCGTCACCGGCGGGCTCGTCGGGCTCGGCATCGTGTCGGCCGTGATCTCGGGCGTCGTCGCCGCCATCGTGCGCTGAAGCACCGCTCAGTTCGAGCACCAGTCCGAGAAGCCGCCGCTCTGGCTGAGCACCACGGCGCCGCTCGACAGGTCGACGACCGACATCGTCGACTCGGTGTAGCCGGGAAGCCCGGGGTAGCCGTCGGGCCGGCCCTGCGCATCGGAGGTCGTGACCGCGGCGTACCGGCCGTTCGGCGAGATGCAGTACTCGCGGATGATGCTTCCCTCGCTCGCGGGCGTGAACACGTCTCTCGTCGACGTCGCGTCGACCTGCGCGAGTCGTGAGGCGATCGACGTGCTGCCGTCGGGCTGCACCACGACCATCACGACCGAGAGCACGTAGCCGTCGTCACCGGTCATCGTCAGCCGGCCCGGGTAGTCGGTGTCGCCGAGGCTCGGCACCGGGAGGTCGACCGTCGTCGTGGTTCCATCGGTGAGGTCGATCATCGATCCCCGATCGGGGTCGGCGACGACGAGGCGGCTCGTACCGGGCACGAAGCCGCGCACCTCGCTGTGCACACCGAGCGGGGTGACCGGCGCACTGCCGAATGCGTCGACGAGGAAGACGGACTGCTCGAAGTCCTGCACGACGACGGCCGTCGTGCCGGGCACGAAAGTCCAGCTCGCGACTTTGATCGGCTCGCCGTCGAGGCCGACGACGGGCTGCGGCGGTCCACCGGCCGCTCCCGTGAGGTCGGCGACGTACAGGGCGCTGTCTTGTGCTCGCACCCCGTCGACGGGAGGCGTGCTGACGAGGTATCCGATGAGCGGATTGGTGGTCGACGCCTCGAGGTCGCGCACGACGGCGTCCATCGGCAGGGCGATCTCCTGCGGCTCGTCCTGCTCGACGTCGGCCACGAACAGCTCGTTGGCGCCGGCGTCGTCGATCGTCACGGCCGCGAGCACGTCGCCGGCGTGCGCGAACTCCTGGATGCGCGGCGCCGTGAACACGATCTCGCCGCCCGGCTCGGTGAACGACTTGCGCTGGATGAGGTCGGGCTCGCCGTCGAGACTGCGGCGCACGAGGCTGTAGACCTGCTCGTCGGGCGTCTCGAACGTGTACTCGAGGGTCGCGGGAACGCCCTGGAAGGCACCGATCACGCCCGGCACGCGCACGGTGTACTCGCTCGCGTAGTCGAGCGGCTCGTCGAAGGTGACGGTGATCAGGCGGTCGTCGGCGGCGGCCGACACGGATGCCTCGGGCTCGACCGAGACGTCGTCGGCGTCGAACGACGCGACGGGCTGGTTCACCTCGATGACGAGTTGCTGCCCCGCGAGCCGGGGCGATCGCTGCGTGTCGATCTTCGCTGCGCTCAGGCGAGGACCCTGCACGACGCTCGCGAACGCGAATCCACCCGCGATGACGGCGAGCACCACGATCGTGCCGAGCAGGCGCCGAGCGAACGCGTCACGCACGCGAACCCGCGGCGACCGCGGCGACAGTGGCGACTCAGAAGACATACGGCTGTTCCGGCTGCTCGGTGACCTCGAGCGTCTCGGTCACGAGTACGAGCGGCTCGTCGCCCGTCGAGCCGGGGTTCTGCTCGATTGCACCCGTCGCCGCGAGCCACTGGTCTTCCTCGAACTGCTCCTGCCACCCGGGCAGATACACGGGCACGCCGATCGGCTGCGCATCGACCGCGCAGCACGTGACGCTGAACCGCGCGAGGTAGAACACATTCTCGGGGTCGTCGGGTGACGCCGTGACGAAGCCGACGACGTCGACGTCCTTGTCGGCGTAGTAGCCGACGTCGGGGTTCTGTCGCAGCAGGAGCGCCCAGTCCTTCACGGTGAAGTTCGCGGTGTCGCCGCCGACGAGGGTCGGGGAGCTCGCGTCGAGTGCGGAGGTCGCGCTGTTGATGCTGCGCTGGGTGGCCGTGGCCGACGTGAGCGTCGTCGGCGGGAGCACGAGCAGCGCGCCCGTGGCGACCACGATGGTCAACGCCGCGAGCGCGGCGCGAACCGTGCCGGCGCGGTTCCCTCGCGGAGGCTCGGCGGTGTCGTGGTGCGAGTGGTCGTGGAGTCCTGGTGCGGCTGCGGCATCCGTCGCCTCATCGGGCTCCTCGGGGAGCGGGGTGAACGCGAACGCCGCGACGACGAACACGGCGCCGATGAGGGCCATCGCGATCGAGAACCAGAAGTAGCGGGGGTGGATGTAGAGCCCGAGCTGGCCGGTGGCACCGAGCCACACGGTCGCGACGATGCCGACGAGCGTGAGCAGGACGCCCTGCCACCGGGCGATCAGGCGCTTAAGCAAGAGCGTTCACCGCCAATCCGAGGGCTGCGCTCGCGAGCCCGACGATCACCGTCAATTGCACGAGCGTTCTCGCCGTGAAGGTCGTGCGCATGAGCGCGAGCATCTTCACGTCGATCATCGGCCCGAAGACGAGGAAAGCCACGATCGCGCCCGGCATGAACGTGGAGCCGAAGGCGAGGATGAAGAACGCGTCGACGTTCGAGCAGATCGAGACCACGAACGCGAGCGCCATGAGCGCGAAGACCGAGAGCACGGGGTTCTGGCCGAGCGTCACGAGCAGGTCGCGTGAGACGCCCACCTGGATGAGACCGGCGATCGCCGAGCCCACGAAGAGCGCGGGCAGCATCGCGGTCGTCTCCTTCGTGAACATGTCGACGCTGCGTCGGGTGCGGGTCGCCGGCACCTCGTCGTGGGCGTGCGCGCACGTCGCCTGGAACTTCGGCGTGAGCAGGCTCATCGGGCTCGAGTGACGGCTGTAGATCCACCCGATGAGGTTCGCGATCACGAAGCCGCCGAGGATGCGCGAGACGAGGATGCCGTCGTTCCAGCCGAACGCCTGGTAGGTCGTGATGATCGTGACGGGGTTCAGGATGGGCGCCGCGAGCAGGAACGTCATCGACTCCCCCACGGTGAGCCCGCGAAGGATCAGGCCGCGGGCGAGCGGCACGTTGCCGCACTCGCACACCGGCAGCAGCACGCCGAGCATGGAGATGACGATGCGACGCGCCACCGCGTTGCGCGGCAGGTGCCGCAACAGGAACCCCTCGGGCAGCCACACCTGCACGCCGATGGAGAGCAGGATGCCGAGGATCACGAACGGGAGGCTCTCGATGACGACGCTGATCGAGAGGGTGAAGAAGTCTTGAACCGAGTTCGAGAGGAGGTTGCCCACCTCTTCGGGTGCGAGCACGCGGATCGCGACGAAGAGGAGCACGAGCGCGACGCCGAGCCCCAGGCCGACGGCGCCGCGCGATCGAGCGGTGCGTGAGCCGGTCGTCGCGTGGTGCGGCGGCACCGGCTTCGTCAGGCTCATGGCGTCTAGGGTACGCAACGATTCCTGTGCCCCGCGTCCATGTCGTGCCTCCGGTGGCATCCGAGCGTCTCGTGGCTCCTCAACCGGCAGAGGCGCGCAGCGCCTCGGCCTTCGCCGCGAGGTAGCGCTGCTCCGGCCCGTTGAGCGTGCGGCGGGCGGCTTCGACGAAGGCGAGGGATGCGGCATCCGTCGATCCGGCTCGCTCGAGCAGGTGGGCGCGCACCGCCCACGTGCGGTGATGCTCGGCGAGTGCTGCGCCGCCGTGGCCCGCGCCGGAGCCCGAGCCGGAGTCGTCGACGGATGCCCCCTCTGCCCGGTCGAGCGCGGCGAGTCCTGCGGCGGGGCCCTCG
The Agromyces albus DNA segment above includes these coding regions:
- a CDS encoding sulfite exporter TauE/SafE family protein — its product is MNSAAAPAPPARASWLRLALIGAAGGLLSGAFGVGGGLLMVPLLIAFAGMDQRRASATSLAAIVPAAIAGSFTYFVNGEVDLVVALFVAVGGVVGSWLGALLLRRLSLGWLRWMFIALLLGVALRMLLIVPERGERQLDLEFGTAIAMIALGLVIGVAAGLFGVGGGVIMVPAFIALLGMGDLAAKGTSLAVMIPTATSGTITSARGGVVDVRAGLVVGIAATLASIPGVAVAFLLSPEWSSWLFAALVVVAAIQLSVRAIRLQRK
- a CDS encoding cold-shock protein; this translates as MATGTVKWFNADKGFGFIAPDDGSADVFAHFSAITSGGYRTLEENQKVEFETARGPKGLQAENIRVIA
- a CDS encoding glycosyltransferase: MRIGIIAPPWLPIPPPAYGGIESFVDTLARALSTAGHDVLLAASLDSTCPVPRLPGFQPSDPKTMGVTAFELRHLIRAYAALTDVDVIVDNTLAGPVVAASRTGAVPIVAIAHGPFMPMIHEIYRAASPDVSFVAISHNQASMAGPVRIARIIHHGIHVEEVPRGPGGASACFVGRMHPAKGLPEAIRTAALAGIPLRIAAKMRDSAECAFFEEMVRPALGSNTEYLGELSTKEKYVLMGESCALVNPIQWDEPFGLVMIEALATGTPVVATPHGSVPEIIEEGRSGFIRSTPEHLALALQRASSLDRELCRAIVEKRFAAARMAGDYVALFTQLLQRQPRLDTTSAKRPSTVRLPIGHAASAAPTATTSEATSRTA
- a CDS encoding NAD-dependent epimerase/dehydratase family protein — protein: MQIAVTGGSGKLGRTVVQSLRDEGHGVTNLDQYGERGSFTRVDLTDYGQVFDAIAGVDDRHSGVDAIVHLGAIPAPGLASDVATFHNNMLSTFNVFQAAKRLGIRRIVYASSETVLGLPFDVPPPYIPVDEEYAARPESTYSLVKHLEEQLAIELVRWDPELSITALRFSNVMDPADYAAFPSFDADATLRKWNLWGYIDGRDGAQAVSLALEKAPPGFERFIIAAADTVMSRPNAELVAEVFPGVPVRGELGEHDTMLSIEKARRMLGFEPRHSWRDEVTDAAASVD
- a CDS encoding TFIIB-type zinc ribbon-containing protein, coding for MQCPNDGAVLVMSERSGIEIDYCPTCRGVWLDRGELDKIVERASTEYSASAAPAAPAAPAPPAQPQAPAYGQRPYDDGYGRGVEQRPYGDQGYRRKKKESWLSELFD
- a CDS encoding UdgX family uracil-DNA binding protein (This protein belongs to the uracil DNA glycosylase superfamily, members of which act in excision repair of DNA. However, it belongs more specifically to UdgX branch, whose founding member was found to bind uracil in DNA (where it does not belong), without cleaving it, appears to promote DNA repair by a pathway involving RecA, rather than base excision.), which encodes MADAERPGAEGWVPESRELSVLEASVDGCRGCELWQNATQAVFSRGAPDSTMMLVGEQPGDQEDLAGEPFVGPAGRVLEDALIAAGIDPERVYLTNAVKHFRFDQRGKRRIHAKPAVGHILACHPWLQAEFDAVHPSIVVCLGATAARSVMGRTVVIGKVRGVLLDAPEGVPAPVLITTHPSSVLRMREKPEREAAFDAFVIDLRTASNATK
- a CDS encoding permease; this translates as MSLTKPVPPHHATTGSRTARSRGAVGLGLGVALVLLFVAIRVLAPEEVGNLLSNSVQDFFTLSISVVIESLPFVILGILLSIGVQVWLPEGFLLRHLPRNAVARRIVISMLGVLLPVCECGNVPLARGLILRGLTVGESMTFLLAAPILNPVTIITTYQAFGWNDGILVSRILGGFVIANLIGWIYSRHSSPMSLLTPKFQATCAHAHDEVPATRTRRSVDMFTKETTAMLPALFVGSAIAGLIQVGVSRDLLVTLGQNPVLSVFALMALAFVVSICSNVDAFFILAFGSTFMPGAIVAFLVFGPMIDVKMLALMRTTFTARTLVQLTVIVGLASAALGLAVNALA
- a CDS encoding NINE protein produces the protein MSSERRPSAGWYDDVMDAAVLRYWDGNAWTPHTAPKPADAAPAPLGEVSEVAFEPEAIAAPAIGHSRIDASTIDASTIDASTIGSATITSSAIEEATMVRQLPASPLVTAPDGRHPDEHTTVPLPPEHQGGAASGPSFSYDAYRSAGRTFITTWLFALLLGYWGADRFYLGKIGTAILKLVTLGGLGVWVLVDLLLVLFGAQRDRDGRPLEGFDEHKRIAWIVTGGLVGLGIVSAVISGVVAAIVR
- a CDS encoding TIGR03943 family putative permease subunit, with product MLKRLIARWQGVLLTLVGIVATVWLGATGQLGLYIHPRYFWFSIAMALIGAVFVVAAFAFTPLPEEPDEATDAAAAPGLHDHSHHDTAEPPRGNRAGTVRAALAALTIVVATGALLVLPPTTLTSATATQRSINSATSALDASSPTLVGGDTANFTVKDWALLLRQNPDVGYYADKDVDVVGFVTASPDDPENVFYLARFSVTCCAVDAQPIGVPVYLPGWQEQFEEDQWLAATGAIEQNPGSTGDEPLVLVTETLEVTEQPEQPYVF
- a CDS encoding fatty acid desaturase family protein, producing MRSPESVEPRHPSIPQAGDFPAPSHADRLESEHLQAGGYPRDTAGKSTTSWDVNISHTESLGAIRATKPRTGDADITRSYTALSRVVRESGLLNRTRWFYLAVISVLTLALGGATTGFILLGDSWFQLLIAGALGLIFTQFAFLAHEASHRQVLESGPNNDRVGRLLAAGVVGISYSWWMTKHTRHHANPNKLGKDPDIDFDTISFTEKDAARQKGLLALITRKQGYLFFPLLTLEGINLHYRSIGTLFERGPVKGRWIELSLIAARFTVYLGAIFWVLPLGMAFAFLGVQLAVFGVYMGAAFAPNHKGMPIIAEDVKLDFFSKQVLTSRNVSGGIWASALLGGLNYQVEHHLFPNMPRPHLAKAREIVREHCRTVDVPYTETTLMQSYGIVINYLNRVGLAARDPFDCPMVNQFRRT
- a CDS encoding cold-shock protein — protein: MATGTVKWFNAEKGFGFIAPDDGSADVFAHFSAITGNGYRSLEEGQKVEFEVAQGPKGLQAENIRGL